In a single window of the Leptospira sanjuanensis genome:
- a CDS encoding deoxyribodipyrimidine photolyase, whose translation MFPKENLIRVRDLNQKPVREEKPILLYWMSMARRLAWNHSLDYAIHLSQKYEKELWIYEPLKMDYPWSSPRLHRFLLEGMAANAKEANKLGLNYRAFVETTDNPITEVFGRIASTAALVVTDDYPAYIVPELLNEVGKRIECKLLAVDSNSIIPLSLYGEFASAARILRPRVHKLFAEAWKFRSSRKPGKPYVNTNGSSLRKNPDSPFSKIVWFDGDEKKIETICKKVNFLCPDVLPVTGKIGGREEGLKLLKRFLKQGLNGYAELRSQPRDPKESYSSLLSPYLHFGHISQEEVVSAVLDWNLDEPWNPGVIVPENKNRKEGFYHPDDNVNSFLDELVTWRDVGFLMFWKQPSFRKDLSILPDWLQKNLDFHKNDIRPYLYTKEQLENAKTHDAVWNAAQKELVLTGSMHNYLRMLWGKKIIEWTPDYETAFTILEDLNNKYAYDGRDPNSYTGILWCFGLFDRPWFPERNVFGSIRYMSSESTAKKFKLKSYFEYVESLEGNGLNLF comes from the coding sequence ATGTTTCCGAAAGAAAATCTGATCCGGGTCCGCGATCTCAATCAAAAGCCGGTTCGGGAGGAAAAGCCGATTCTTCTGTATTGGATGTCCATGGCGAGACGGTTGGCATGGAATCATTCCCTGGATTACGCGATTCATCTTTCCCAAAAATACGAAAAGGAACTCTGGATCTACGAACCTCTGAAAATGGATTATCCTTGGAGTTCGCCGAGGTTGCATCGTTTTCTTCTCGAGGGGATGGCGGCGAACGCGAAAGAGGCGAACAAACTCGGGTTGAATTACCGCGCCTTTGTGGAAACTACGGACAACCCGATCACGGAGGTTTTCGGGAGAATCGCGTCTACGGCCGCGCTTGTCGTCACGGACGATTATCCGGCTTATATCGTTCCCGAATTGTTAAACGAAGTCGGCAAAAGAATCGAATGCAAGCTGCTCGCCGTCGATTCGAACTCCATCATTCCTTTGAGCCTTTACGGAGAATTCGCTTCCGCCGCGAGAATCCTCCGGCCTCGAGTTCACAAATTGTTCGCCGAAGCCTGGAAGTTTCGATCTTCCCGTAAACCGGGAAAACCTTACGTAAACACGAACGGATCTTCGCTTAGGAAGAATCCGGATTCTCCGTTTTCCAAGATCGTTTGGTTCGACGGGGATGAGAAGAAGATCGAAACTATATGCAAAAAAGTGAATTTTCTCTGTCCGGACGTTTTGCCGGTTACGGGTAAAATCGGAGGAAGGGAAGAGGGATTAAAACTTCTCAAACGTTTTTTAAAACAAGGATTGAACGGTTATGCGGAACTTAGAAGTCAGCCTCGAGATCCGAAAGAATCGTATTCTTCCTTGTTGTCTCCCTATCTCCACTTCGGTCATATTTCTCAGGAAGAAGTCGTAAGCGCCGTTCTGGATTGGAACTTGGACGAACCTTGGAATCCCGGAGTGATCGTTCCCGAAAATAAAAATCGAAAGGAAGGTTTTTATCATCCGGACGACAATGTGAATTCTTTTCTGGACGAACTCGTCACTTGGAGGGACGTGGGTTTCTTGATGTTTTGGAAACAACCTTCGTTTCGAAAAGACCTTTCCATTCTTCCCGATTGGCTACAGAAGAATTTGGATTTTCACAAAAACGATATTCGTCCGTATCTTTATACGAAGGAGCAGCTCGAGAACGCAAAGACGCATGACGCAGTTTGGAACGCGGCTCAGAAGGAGCTCGTTTTGACCGGATCGATGCACAATTATCTGCGGATGCTTTGGGGAAAGAAGATCATCGAATGGACCCCCGACTATGAAACGGCGTTTACGATTCTCGAAGATTTGAACAACAAATACGCGTATGACGGACGAGATCCGAATTCGTATACGGGAATCTTATGGTGTTTCGGTTTGTTCGATCGGCCTTGGTTTCCCGAACGAAACGTTTTCGGTAGCATACGCTATATGTCATCCGAATCCACCGCTAAAAAATTCAAACTCAAGTCCTATTTCGAATACGTGGAATCTCTGGAAGGAAACGGCTTGAATCTGTTTTGA
- the groES gene encoding co-chaperone GroES, producing MASIKPLGDRVLVEPRQEAEEKIGSIFVPDTAKEKPQEGKVVEVGSGKYEDGKLVPLEVKVGDTVLYGKYSGTEIKSEGKEYLIIRESDILAVVKK from the coding sequence ATGGCATCGATTAAACCTCTGGGTGACAGAGTCCTCGTAGAACCAAGACAGGAAGCCGAGGAAAAGATCGGTAGCATTTTCGTTCCTGACACGGCAAAAGAAAAACCTCAAGAAGGGAAAGTCGTAGAAGTCGGAAGCGGCAAATACGAAGACGGGAAACTCGTTCCTCTCGAAGTGAAGGTAGGCGATACCGTCCTTTACGGAAAATATTCCGGAACTGAAATCAAATCCGAAGGCAAAGAATATCTCATCATCCGTGAAAGCGATATTCTCGCCGTTGTTAAAAAATAA
- the groL gene encoding chaperonin GroEL (60 kDa chaperone family; promotes refolding of misfolded polypeptides especially under stressful conditions; forms two stacked rings of heptamers to form a barrel-shaped 14mer; ends can be capped by GroES; misfolded proteins enter the barrel where they are refolded when GroES binds), protein MAKDIEYNETARRKLLEGVNKLANAVKVTLGPKGRNVVIDKKFGAPTITKDGVTVAKEIELEDALENMGAQMVKEVSTKTNDVAGDGTTTATILAQSIINEGLKNVTAGANPMSLKRGIDKAVAAAVESIQKRAVKIENKKDIANVATISANNDTTIGNLIADAMDKVGKDGVITVEEAKSIETTLDVVEGMQFDRGYISPYMVTDPEAMTATLNDPFILIYDKKISSMKDLIHVLEKVAQAGKPLVIISEEVEGEALATIVVNTLRKTISCVAVKAPGFGDRRKSMLEDIAILTGGQVISEDLGMKLENTTLQMLGRANKVTVDKENTTIIEGKGQTKDIQGRIGQIKKQIEDTTSEYDKEKLQERLAKLAGGVAVIHVGAATEVEMKEKKARVEDALSATRAAVEEGIVPGGGLTLLKAQEAVGGLKLEGDEATGAKIIFRALEEPIRMITSNAGLEGSVIVEHAKAKKGNEGFNALTMVWEDMIQAGVVDPAKVVRSALQNAASIGSMILTTEVTITDKPEKDAPNPMAGMGGGMGGMGGMM, encoded by the coding sequence ATGGCTAAAGATATAGAATACAACGAAACAGCAAGACGCAAGCTCCTCGAAGGTGTGAACAAACTCGCGAACGCGGTGAAAGTTACCCTCGGGCCTAAGGGTCGCAACGTAGTGATCGATAAAAAATTCGGCGCGCCTACCATCACTAAAGACGGCGTTACCGTTGCGAAAGAAATCGAACTCGAAGACGCTCTGGAAAACATGGGCGCGCAAATGGTGAAAGAAGTTTCCACAAAGACGAACGACGTCGCAGGTGACGGAACCACTACCGCAACCATTCTCGCTCAATCCATCATCAACGAAGGTTTGAAAAACGTAACCGCGGGCGCAAACCCGATGTCTCTCAAAAGAGGAATCGACAAAGCGGTTGCCGCTGCGGTGGAAAGCATTCAAAAAAGAGCGGTTAAGATCGAAAACAAAAAAGACATCGCAAACGTTGCGACGATCTCCGCTAACAACGATACTACGATCGGTAATCTGATCGCGGACGCGATGGACAAAGTCGGTAAAGACGGAGTCATCACTGTGGAAGAAGCGAAGTCCATCGAAACAACTCTCGACGTAGTTGAAGGGATGCAGTTCGACAGAGGATACATTTCTCCTTATATGGTGACCGATCCGGAAGCGATGACTGCGACTCTGAACGATCCTTTCATCCTCATCTACGACAAAAAGATCTCCTCTATGAAAGATCTGATCCACGTTCTTGAAAAAGTGGCTCAAGCGGGAAAACCTCTCGTGATCATCTCCGAAGAAGTGGAAGGAGAAGCTCTCGCTACGATCGTAGTCAACACTCTCAGAAAAACCATCTCTTGCGTTGCTGTAAAAGCTCCTGGATTCGGCGACAGAAGAAAATCGATGCTCGAAGACATCGCGATTCTGACCGGCGGACAAGTGATTTCCGAAGACCTCGGAATGAAACTCGAGAACACCACTCTTCAAATGCTCGGTCGCGCGAACAAAGTGACCGTGGATAAAGAGAACACCACCATCATCGAAGGCAAAGGCCAAACGAAAGACATTCAAGGAAGAATCGGTCAGATCAAAAAACAGATCGAAGACACCACTTCCGAGTATGACAAGGAAAAACTCCAAGAAAGACTCGCAAAACTCGCAGGCGGGGTTGCGGTGATTCACGTCGGAGCGGCTACCGAAGTTGAAATGAAAGAGAAAAAAGCCCGTGTGGAAGACGCTCTTTCCGCAACTCGCGCCGCGGTGGAAGAAGGAATCGTTCCAGGCGGCGGTTTGACTCTTCTCAAAGCGCAGGAAGCCGTTGGCGGATTGAAACTCGAAGGCGACGAAGCCACCGGAGCAAAAATCATCTTCAGAGCTTTGGAAGAACCGATCCGCATGATCACTTCCAACGCAGGTCTGGAAGGTTCCGTAATCGTAGAACACGCGAAGGCGAAAAAAGGAAACGAAGGTTTCAACGCTCTTACGATGGTTTGGGAAGATATGATCCAAGCCGGAGTCGTCGACCCTGCGAAAGTGGTTCGTTCCGCTCTTCAAAACGCGGCTTCTATCGGTTCCATGATTCTGACTACCGAAGTTACGATCACCGATAAACCGGAAAAAGACGCTCCAAACCCGATGGCGGGAATGGGCGGCGGTATGGGAGGAATGGGCGGAATGATGTAA
- a CDS encoding SIMPL domain-containing protein, producing the protein MNRLKLILLTLFVVPGLGIYSENKQTVTVSGSGTAVVETDYIQMTFAVEVEEANAKTAQEKNLERTSNVIQALSKEFKISPKDIYSTDYTLQRQYLQDGKQRPYLSTSGILLKLRNLKLYKDVLLELQKLGVNNVSGIEFKSDSTSKQEKDALVSAYEDAKNKALVLANAIGKKEVTAIKIVESDSAAYQQVVYQMKGRESDSSPLSVGERKIQAKVLIEFEVR; encoded by the coding sequence ATGAACCGATTGAAACTGATTCTTCTTACGTTATTCGTCGTTCCCGGATTGGGCATTTATTCCGAGAACAAACAAACCGTAACCGTCTCCGGGAGCGGAACCGCGGTCGTGGAAACGGACTACATCCAGATGACCTTTGCCGTGGAAGTCGAGGAAGCGAACGCAAAAACGGCCCAGGAAAAGAATCTCGAAAGAACGTCTAACGTGATCCAGGCGCTCTCCAAAGAATTCAAAATTTCCCCCAAGGATATATACAGCACCGATTACACTCTGCAAAGACAATATCTTCAGGACGGAAAACAAAGGCCGTATCTGTCCACGTCCGGAATTCTTTTAAAACTCAGGAACTTAAAACTTTATAAAGACGTATTGCTGGAACTTCAAAAGTTGGGAGTCAACAACGTAAGCGGAATCGAATTCAAGTCGGATTCCACTTCCAAACAGGAAAAAGACGCGCTCGTTTCCGCGTATGAAGACGCGAAAAACAAGGCGCTGGTTCTCGCCAATGCGATCGGCAAAAAAGAAGTCACGGCGATCAAAATCGTCGAATCCGATTCCGCGGCGTATCAACAGGTGGTTTATCAGATGAAAGGAAGAGAAAGCGATTCTTCGCCGCTTTCCGTGGGGGAACGAAAGATCCAAGCCAAGGTTTTAATCGAGTTCGAAGTCCGCTAA